A genomic window from Sorex araneus isolate mSorAra2 chromosome 2, mSorAra2.pri, whole genome shotgun sequence includes:
- the LOC129402447 gene encoding olfactory receptor 2G3-like, with protein MEQNNETDDGYFILLGFSDQPRVEFILFVVVLVSYLLTIVGNSVIILVCRLDVKLQTPMYFFLTNLSLLDLGFTTSAVPQLLWNLKGPAKTITWTGCAIQLYVFLSLGTTECIILTIMAFDRYVAVCKPLNYTTIMHPSFCKALAGVAWVSGIGNSLIQGTITLRLPRCGRHRLDHYLCEVPAIVKLACIDTHANEVQLFVATLVLILIPMSLILLSYGLIVQAVTKLKSVQAWRKALGTCGSHLIVVSFFFGTSSVIYIKPQKYYGYVDGKFLTLFYGVLTPTLNPLIYTLRNKDVKGALRRLLRIDEK; from the coding sequence atggaacaaaacaatgaaacagatgATGGATATTTTATCTTGCTTGGATTCTCAGACCAGCCCCGAGTGGAGTTCATCCTTTTTGTCGTGGTTTTGGTTTCCTACCTTCTGACGATTGTTGGGAACTCAGTCATCATTCTGGTTTGCCGTCTGGATGTAAAACTCCAGacacccatgtatttcttcctcacCAATCTCTCCTTACTAGACCTGGGCTTCACAACCAGCGCTGTCCCTCAGTTACTGTGGAATTTGAAGGGACCAGCCAAGACCATCACCTGGACTGGCTGTGCCATCCAACTCTATGTGTTCTTGTCCCTTGGTACCACGGAATGCATCATCCTCACTATCATGGCATTTGATCGCTATGTGGCTGTGTGCAAACCTCTCAATTACACCACCATCATGCACCCCTCCTTCTGCAAGGCCCTAGCTGGAGTAGCTTGGGTGAGTGGAATAGGAAATAGTCTCATCCAAGGCACCATCACCCTTCGGCTTCCTAGATGTGGGCGTCACCGCCTGGATCACTACTTAtgtgaagtgcctgccatagtcaAGTTGGCATGTATTGACACACATGCAAATGAGGTTCAGCTTTTTGTTGCCACACTAGTTCTCATCCTTATTCCTATGTCACTGATACTGCTCTCCTATGGCCTCATTGTGCAAGCAGTGACAAAACTGAAGTCAGTCCAAGCTTGGCGCAAGGCTCTTGGGACCTGTGGCTCTCATCTGATAGTGGTGTCCTTCTTCTTTGGGACCAGCTCGGTCATATACATCAAACCACAGAAGTACTACGGCTATGTCGATGGGAAGTTCCTTACACTCTTCTATGGAGTTTTAACTCCCACCCTCAACCCCCTCATATATACTCTCAGGAATAAGGATGTGAAGGGAGCTCTGAGAAGACTGTTGAGAATAGATGAAAAGTGA
- the LOC129402448 gene encoding olfactory receptor 2G3-like, translating to MEQNNETDDRYFVLLGFSDQPRVEFILFVVVLVSYLLTIVGNSIIILVSRLDAKLQTPMYFFLTNLSLLDLGFTTSAVPQLLWNLKGPAKTITSTGCAIQLYVFLSLGTTESIILTIMAFDRYVAVCKPLNYTTIMHPSFCKALAGVAWVSGIGNSLIQGTITLRLPRCGRHRLDHFLCEVPAMVKLSCVDTHANEVQLFVATLVLILIPMSLILLSYGLIVQAVTKLKSAQAWRKALGTCGSHLIVVSFFFGTSSVIYIKPQKYYGYVDGKFLTLFYGVLTPTLNPLIYTLRNKDVKGALRRLLRIDEK from the coding sequence atggaacaaaataatgaaacagaTGACAGATACTTTGTCTTGCTCGGATTCTCAGACCAGCCCCGAGTGGAGTTCATCCTTTTTGTGGTGGTTTTGGTCTCTTACCTTCTGACGATTGTTGGGAACTCAATCATCATCCTTGTTTCCCGTTTGGATGCAAAACTCCAGacacccatgtatttcttcctcacCAACCTCTCCTTACTAGACCTGGGCTTCACAACGAGCGCTGTCCCTCAGTTACTGTGGAATTTGAAGGGACCAGCCAAGACCATCACCTCGACTGGCTGTGCCATCCAACTCTACGTGTTCTTGTCCCTTGGTACCACGGAAAGCATCATCCTCACTATCATGGCATTTGATCGCTATGTAGCTGTGTGCAAACCTCTCAATTACACCACCATCATGCACCCCTCCTTCTGCAAGGCCCTAGCTGGAGTAGCTTGGGTGAGTGGAATAGGAAATAGTCTCATCCAAGGCACCATCACCCTTCGGCTTCCTCGATGTGGGCGTCACCGCCTGGATCACTTCTTATGTGAAGTGCCTGCCATGGTCAAGTTGTCATGTGTTGACACACATGCAAATGAGGTTCAgctttttgtggccacactagtTCTCATCCTTATTCCTATGTCACTGATACTGCTCTCCTATGGCCTCATTGTGCAAGCAGTGACAAAACTGAAGTCAGCCCAAGCTTGGCGCAAGGCTCTTGGGACCTGTGGCTCTCATCTGATAGTGGTGTCCTTCTTCTTTGGGACCAGCTCGGTCATATACATCAAACCACAGAAGTACTATGGCTATGTCGACGGAAAGTTCCTTACACTCTTCTATGGAGTTTTAACTCCTACCCTCAACCCCCTCATATATACTCTGAGGAATAAGGATGTGAAGGGGGCTCTGAGGAGATTGTTGAGAATAGATGAAAAGTGA
- the LOC129402444 gene encoding olfactory receptor 2G3-like, translating into MEQNNETDDGYFILLGFSDQPRVEFILFVVVLVSYLLTIVGNSVIILVSRLDAKLQTPMYFFLTNLSLLDLGFTTSAVPQLLWNLKGPSKTITWTGCVIQLYVFLALGSTECVLLTIMAFDRYVAVCKPLNYTTIMHPSFCKALAGIAWACGIGNSLIQVSITLRLPRCGRHRLDHFLCEVPAMVKLSCIDTHANEVQLFVATLVLILIPVLLILLSYGLIVQAVIKLRSVQAFRKALGTCGSHLIVVSFFFGAGSVIYIKPQKYYGYVDGKFLTLFYGIFSPTLNPLIYTLRNKDVKGAMMRLLRIEKM; encoded by the coding sequence atggaacaaaacaatgaaacagatgATGGATATTTTATCCTCCTCGGATTCTCAGACCAGCCCCGAGTGGAGTTCATCCTTTTTGTGGTGGTTTTGGTCTCCTACCTTCTGACGATTGTTGGGAACTCAGTCATCATCCTGGTTTCCCGTCTGGATGCAAAACTCCAGacacccatgtatttcttcctcacCAATCTCTCCTTACTAGACCTGGGCTTCACGACCAGTGCTGTCCCTCAGTTACTGTGGAATTTGAAGGGACCATCCAAGACCATCACCTGGACTGGCTGCGTCATCCAACTCTACGTGTTCTTGGCCCTGGGTTCCACAGAATGTGTCCTCCTGACTATCATGGCATTTGATCGCTATGTAGCTGTGTGCAAACCTCTCAATTACACCACCATCATGCACCCCTCCTTCTGCAAGGCCCTAGCAGGAATAGCATGGGCGTGTGGAATAGGAAATAGTCTCATCCAAGTATCGATCACGCTCCGACTTCCTCGATGTGGGCGTCACCGTCTGGATCACTTCTTATGTGAAGTGCCTGCCATGGTCAAGTTGTCATGTATTGACACACATGCAAATGAGGTTCAgctttttgtggccacactagtTCTCATCCTTATTCCTGTGTTATTGATACTGCTCTCCTATGGCCTCATTGTGCAAGCAgtgatcaaacttaggtcagtcCAAGCTTTTCGTAAGGCTCTTGGGACCTGTGGCTCTCATCTGATAGTGGTGTCCTTCTTCTTTGGGGCCGGCTCAGTCATATACATCAAACCACAGAAGTACTATGGCTATGTCGACGGAAAGTTTCTTACACTATTTTATGGAATTTTTTCTCCAACCCTCAATCCCCTCATATATACTCTCAGGAATAAGGATGTGAAAGGAGCTATGATGAGATTGTTGAGAATAGAAAAAATGTGA